The Cellulomonas fulva genome includes a window with the following:
- the dnaN gene encoding DNA polymerase III subunit beta yields the protein MRFRVERDVLADAVTWTARSLPTRPPVPVLAGVRIEADSSGTIQLSSFDYEVSARSQIPADVSEPGTVLVSGRLLAEISRALPAKPVDVVLDGTKVVVTCGASRFTLLTMPVEDYPNLPVMPPVSGTVDGDAMTHAVAQVSVAASRDDTLPLLTGVRVEIEGEKVTLLATDRYRLALRELTWTPASPDISTVALVRARTLSDAAKSLGTAGSVAVSLSTGAGVDLIGFEAAGRQTTSLLVDGDYPAVRRLFPDETPIHAIVSKAQLTDAAKRVALVAERNTPIRLSFSDGQVVLDAGQGDDAQASEALEATLVGEDISVAFNPQFLLDGLGALDTTFVRMSFTHPNKPVEFTGQESLDGEDDKGYRYLLVPIRFAS from the coding sequence ATGAGGTTCCGGGTCGAGCGCGACGTTCTAGCCGACGCCGTCACCTGGACGGCCAGGAGCCTGCCGACCCGTCCCCCGGTCCCGGTCCTCGCCGGAGTGCGGATCGAGGCGGACAGCTCGGGCACCATCCAGCTCTCGAGCTTCGACTACGAGGTCTCGGCGCGGTCGCAGATCCCGGCCGACGTCTCCGAGCCCGGGACGGTCCTCGTGTCCGGCCGCCTGCTCGCCGAGATCTCGCGCGCACTGCCCGCGAAGCCCGTCGACGTGGTGCTCGACGGCACCAAGGTCGTCGTGACCTGCGGCGCGAGCCGGTTCACGCTCCTCACGATGCCCGTGGAGGACTACCCGAACCTGCCGGTCATGCCGCCCGTCAGCGGCACGGTCGACGGCGACGCGATGACGCACGCGGTCGCCCAGGTCTCCGTCGCCGCGAGCCGGGACGACACGTTGCCGCTGCTTACGGGCGTGCGCGTCGAGATCGAGGGCGAGAAGGTCACGCTGCTCGCGACCGACCGCTACCGCCTGGCGCTGCGCGAGCTGACCTGGACCCCGGCCTCGCCGGACATCTCGACGGTCGCGCTGGTGCGCGCCCGCACCCTGTCCGACGCGGCGAAGTCGCTGGGCACGGCCGGCTCGGTCGCGGTGTCGCTCTCCACCGGGGCGGGCGTCGACCTGATCGGCTTCGAGGCGGCCGGCCGCCAGACGACGAGCCTGCTCGTCGACGGCGACTACCCCGCCGTCCGTCGGCTGTTCCCGGACGAGACGCCGATCCACGCGATCGTCTCCAAGGCCCAACTCACCGACGCCGCCAAGCGTGTGGCCCTGGTCGCGGAGCGCAACACCCCGATCCGGCTGAGCTTCTCCGACGGCCAGGTGGTGCTGGACGCCGGTCAGGGGGACGACGCCCAGGCGTCGGAGGCGCTCGAGGCCACGCTCGTCGGCGAGGACATCTCCGTGGCGTTCAACCCGCAGTTCCTGCTCGACGGGCTGGGCGCGCTGGACACCACGTTCGTCCGGATGTCGTTCACGCACCCGAACAAGC
- the dnaA gene encoding chromosomal replication initiator protein DnaA codes for MAQDEELSRVWGHVVTTLEESPDITQRQLAFVRLAQPLGLLDGTIILAVGNEYTKEYLETKVRSEVTEALGSALGRDGRFAITVDPALVDDAPPAVRAMTSAPEQLADAPLERASSDGADEPAGVARPSSVRDDDLVDGGRDRTRDQQRGRDLDDEPARPTRSGSDSGARRQQAEPARLNPHYLFETFVIGSSNRFAHAAAVAVAEAPAKAYNPLFIYGDSGLGKTHLLHAIGHYAQNLYPSVRVRYVNSEEFTNDFINSISEGKAGAFQRRYREVDVLLIDDIQFLQGKEQTMEEFFHTFNTLHNANKQVVITSDLPPKQLNGFEDRMRSRFEWGLITDVQPPDLETRIAILRKKAGGDNMQAPPEVLEYIASKISTNIRELEGALIRVTAFASLNRQQVDLSLAEIVLKDLITDDQTTEITSTQVIGQTAAYFGLSIEDLCGSSRSRVLVTARQIAMYLCRELTDLSLPKIGQAFGGRDHTTVMHANRKIRELMAERRSIYNQVTELTNRIKQQSRG; via the coding sequence GTGGCACAGGACGAAGAGCTCTCCCGGGTCTGGGGTCACGTGGTGACCACCCTTGAGGAGAGCCCGGACATCACCCAGCGTCAGCTGGCGTTCGTCCGCCTCGCCCAGCCGCTCGGCCTGCTCGACGGGACGATCATCCTGGCGGTCGGCAACGAGTACACCAAGGAGTACCTCGAGACAAAGGTGCGCTCCGAGGTCACCGAGGCCCTCGGCTCCGCTCTCGGCCGCGACGGCCGCTTCGCCATCACCGTGGACCCGGCCCTGGTGGACGACGCGCCCCCGGCGGTGCGCGCCATGACGTCGGCGCCCGAGCAGCTCGCCGACGCACCGCTCGAGCGTGCCTCGTCGGACGGTGCCGACGAGCCGGCCGGCGTCGCCCGCCCCTCGTCCGTCCGTGACGACGACCTCGTCGACGGCGGGCGGGACCGCACGCGTGACCAGCAACGTGGCCGCGACCTCGACGACGAGCCCGCGCGGCCCACGCGCTCGGGGTCCGACTCCGGCGCCCGCCGGCAGCAGGCCGAGCCGGCACGGCTCAACCCGCACTACCTCTTCGAGACCTTCGTCATCGGGTCGTCCAACCGCTTCGCGCACGCGGCGGCCGTGGCCGTCGCCGAGGCGCCGGCGAAGGCGTACAACCCGCTGTTCATCTACGGCGACTCGGGCCTCGGCAAGACGCACCTGCTGCACGCGATCGGCCACTACGCGCAGAACCTCTACCCCAGCGTCCGGGTGCGCTACGTGAACTCCGAGGAGTTCACCAACGACTTCATCAACTCGATCTCGGAGGGCAAGGCCGGCGCGTTCCAGCGCCGCTACCGCGAGGTCGACGTGCTCCTCATCGACGACATCCAGTTCCTGCAGGGCAAGGAGCAGACGATGGAGGAGTTCTTCCACACGTTCAACACGCTCCACAACGCCAACAAGCAGGTCGTCATCACGTCCGACCTGCCGCCCAAGCAGCTCAACGGCTTCGAGGACCGCATGCGGTCGCGGTTCGAGTGGGGACTCATCACCGACGTCCAGCCGCCGGACCTCGAGACCCGCATCGCGATCCTGCGCAAGAAGGCCGGCGGCGACAACATGCAGGCGCCGCCCGAGGTGCTCGAGTACATCGCCTCCAAGATCTCGACGAACATCCGGGAGCTCGAGGGCGCGCTCATCCGGGTCACGGCCTTCGCGAGCCTCAACCGGCAGCAGGTCGACCTCTCCCTCGCCGAGATCGTCCTCAAGGACCTCATCACGGACGACCAGACCACCGAGATCACCTCGACGCAGGTGATCGGCCAGACCGCCGCGTACTTCGGATTGAGCATCGAGGACCTGTGCGGCTCGTCCCGGTCCCGTGTCCTGGTCACCGCCCGGCAGATCGCCATGTACCTGTGCCGCGAGCTGACCGACCTCTCCCTGCCGAAGATCGGCCAGGCGTTCGGCGGCCGTGACCACACCACCGTCATGCACGCCAACCGCAAGATCCGCGAGCTCATGGCCGAGCGCCGGTCGATCTACAACCAGGTCACCGAGCTCACGAACCGGATCAAGCAGCAGAGCCGGGGCTGA
- the rpmH gene encoding 50S ribosomal protein L34, which produces MSKRTFQPNNRRRAKTHGFRLRMRTRAGRAILAARRRKGRSELSA; this is translated from the coding sequence GTGAGCAAGCGCACGTTCCAGCCGAACAACCGGCGCCGAGCCAAGACCCACGGCTTCCGCCTGCGCATGCGCACGCGTGCCGGCCGCGCGATCCTCGCCGCCCGTCGGCGCAAGGGTCGCTCCGAGCTCTCGGCCTGA
- the rnpA gene encoding ribonuclease P protein component, translating to MLPAAHRMRQSAEFEQAVRRGARGGRETLVVHLTTRTDPGPDGPVVGFVVSKGVGGAVVRNRVKRRLRALMATRTAQLPTEAGLVVRALAPAADATFERLGADLDGALRTAARRARVAS from the coding sequence GTGCTGCCCGCAGCGCACCGGATGCGTCAGTCCGCCGAGTTCGAGCAGGCGGTCCGGCGCGGCGCGCGCGGCGGACGGGAGACGCTGGTGGTGCACCTGACCACGCGAACCGACCCCGGGCCCGACGGCCCGGTGGTCGGTTTCGTCGTGTCCAAGGGGGTAGGGGGAGCCGTGGTCCGCAACCGCGTCAAGCGACGGCTGCGCGCGCTCATGGCGACGCGGACGGCGCAGCTGCCGACCGAGGCCGGGCTCGTCGTCCGGGCGCTGGCCCCCGCCGCGGACGCGACGTTCGAGCGGCTCGGCGCCGACCTGGACGGTGCCCTCCGCACGGCAGCCCGACGAGCGCGGGTGGCCTCGTGA
- the yidD gene encoding membrane protein insertion efficiency factor YidD has protein sequence MTSRLAPRAVGRFVVRLPGLALLGLLWLYQHLVSPLTPQTCRYYPSCSQYAVVAVRRHGALRGTWLAARRLLRCHPWTPGGVDDVPPARESRRIDVAHPAH, from the coding sequence GTGACCAGCCGGCTCGCACCGCGCGCCGTCGGGCGGTTCGTCGTGCGGCTGCCGGGGCTCGCACTGCTGGGTCTGCTCTGGCTCTATCAGCACCTGGTTTCGCCGCTCACCCCCCAGACCTGCCGCTACTACCCGTCCTGCTCGCAGTACGCGGTGGTCGCGGTCCGGCGGCACGGTGCTCTGCGTGGCACGTGGCTCGCCGCCCGGCGGCTCCTGCGCTGCCACCCCTGGACCCCTGGCGGGGTCGACGACGTGCCTCCGGCGCGTGAGTCCCGCCGCATCGACGTGGCGCACCCCGCCCACTGA
- the yidC gene encoding membrane protein insertase YidC produces MSWFDGLLQPIMIAVAWIMVQFHSLFSWLGMDPDGGLAWTLSIVGLVIVIRIALIPLFFKQIKASRGMQMLAPEMQAIQKKYKGKSDPASREAMSRETMELYRKHGTNPFASCLPILLQSPIFFALFRVLNSLKPLSEGTYPRGDHIGPMTQQLAESAEGATVLGAPLSGTFMQANGDIHIQIVTILLIVAMSATTFLTQRQLTMKNMPPAAKQGPMAQQQKVLLYVLPLIFAFSGVNFPIGVLIYWTTTNLWSMGQQFYTIRRMPAPGSDAEKAMLERRARKGKGGTTVIEAEAVVVEERPRGQREQPKRKDRAKTQRPAGTASGASSSASSDASLPVSDAPVSDAPVSDAPITDAPSSGAPAKKPTGASSKKKKPRPSQN; encoded by the coding sequence ATGTCGTGGTTCGACGGCCTGCTGCAGCCGATCATGATTGCGGTGGCCTGGATCATGGTCCAGTTCCACAGCCTGTTCAGCTGGTTGGGGATGGACCCGGACGGCGGGCTCGCGTGGACGCTGTCCATCGTCGGCCTCGTGATCGTCATCCGCATCGCCCTGATCCCGCTGTTCTTCAAGCAGATCAAGGCATCCCGCGGCATGCAGATGCTCGCGCCGGAGATGCAGGCCATCCAGAAGAAGTACAAGGGCAAGTCCGACCCCGCGTCCCGCGAGGCGATGAGCCGCGAGACCATGGAGCTGTACCGCAAGCACGGCACGAACCCGTTCGCGTCCTGCCTGCCGATCCTGCTCCAGTCACCGATCTTCTTCGCGCTGTTCCGGGTGCTCAACTCGCTCAAGCCGCTGTCGGAGGGCACCTACCCGCGCGGCGACCACATCGGGCCGATGACCCAGCAGCTCGCGGAGTCCGCCGAGGGCGCCACCGTGCTCGGGGCTCCGCTGTCCGGCACGTTCATGCAGGCCAACGGCGACATCCACATCCAGATCGTCACCATCCTGCTCATCGTCGCGATGTCGGCGACGACGTTCCTCACGCAGCGCCAGCTGACCATGAAGAACATGCCGCCGGCCGCGAAGCAGGGCCCGATGGCGCAGCAGCAGAAGGTGCTGCTCTACGTCCTCCCGCTGATCTTCGCCTTCTCCGGCGTCAACTTCCCGATCGGTGTCCTGATCTACTGGACCACCACGAACCTGTGGTCGATGGGCCAGCAGTTCTACACGATCCGCCGCATGCCGGCGCCCGGCTCGGACGCCGAGAAGGCGATGCTCGAGCGCCGCGCGCGGAAGGGCAAGGGCGGCACGACCGTGATCGAGGCCGAGGCCGTGGTGGTCGAGGAGCGTCCCCGCGGGCAGCGCGAGCAGCCCAAGCGCAAGGACCGCGCCAAGACGCAGCGGCCCGCCGGCACCGCCTCTGGCGCGTCGTCGAGCGCGTCGAGCGACGCCTCGCTCCCCGTGAGCGACGCTCCGGTCAGTGATGCACCGGTCAGCGACGCACCGATCACGGACGCGCCCTCGTCGGGTGCCCCCGCGAAGAAGCCCACGGGTGCTTCCAGCAAGAAGAAGAAGCCCCGCCCCTCGCAGAACTGA
- a CDS encoding Jag family protein: MTTQPEADEKTPGSRLEEEGEIAADYLEELLDIADLDGDIDIDVDHGRAAVEIVSEDASDRSLRRLAGRDGEVLDALQELTRLAVQAKTGERSRLMLDVAGYRAGRRAALTEVAKEAVARVRETGEAVALEPMNPFERKVVHDAVAEAGLASDSDGVEPNRHVVVRPA; encoded by the coding sequence ATGACCACGCAGCCTGAAGCGGACGAGAAGACCCCTGGCTCGCGCCTCGAGGAGGAGGGCGAGATCGCGGCCGACTACCTCGAGGAGCTCCTCGACATCGCGGACCTCGACGGCGACATCGACATCGACGTCGACCACGGCCGCGCAGCGGTGGAGATCGTGTCCGAGGACGCGTCCGACCGTTCGCTCCGCCGCCTGGCGGGTCGTGACGGCGAGGTGCTCGACGCCCTTCAGGAGCTGACGCGGCTGGCCGTCCAGGCGAAGACCGGTGAGCGCAGCCGCCTCATGCTCGACGTCGCCGGCTACCGCGCGGGTCGTCGCGCGGCGCTGACCGAGGTCGCCAAGGAGGCCGTCGCGCGGGTTCGCGAGACCGGCGAGGCGGTCGCGCTCGAGCCGATGAACCCGTTCGAGCGCAAGGTTGTGCATGATGCGGTCGCCGAGGCGGGCCTGGCGAGCGACTCCGACGGCGTCGAGCCGAACCGTCACGTGGTGGTTCGTCCCGCCTGA
- the rsmG gene encoding 16S rRNA (guanine(527)-N(7))-methyltransferase RsmG: MAERHDEERVERDPLSEDPRLPEYFGPAWPTVEAFHRLLTEQGVLRGLIGPREVSRLWERHLLNSAAVVPYLPENGTVVDLGSGAGLPGVVVAAMLPRAHVILLEPMERRTDWLTEVVERLELAHVTVRRGRAQEALELQADVVTTRAVASLEKLYAWAVPLIRPGGRLVALKGGRAEEEIAAGRRAAQRAKLIAVDLHEVATLDGVESTRVVVAQTRGAA, from the coding sequence GTGGCGGAGCGGCACGACGAGGAGCGCGTGGAGCGCGACCCGTTGTCCGAGGATCCACGCCTGCCGGAGTACTTCGGCCCGGCCTGGCCGACCGTCGAGGCGTTCCATCGTCTCTTGACCGAGCAGGGTGTGCTGCGCGGGCTGATCGGGCCGCGCGAGGTCTCGCGCCTCTGGGAGCGGCACCTGCTGAACTCGGCGGCTGTCGTGCCGTACCTCCCGGAGAACGGAACGGTCGTCGACCTCGGTAGCGGGGCGGGCCTGCCCGGCGTGGTGGTCGCGGCGATGCTTCCCCGGGCTCACGTCATCCTGCTCGAGCCGATGGAGCGGCGGACCGACTGGCTCACCGAGGTGGTGGAGCGGCTCGAGCTCGCGCACGTCACGGTCCGGCGCGGCCGCGCGCAGGAGGCGCTGGAACTCCAGGCCGACGTGGTGACGACACGCGCGGTCGCATCGCTCGAGAAGCTCTATGCGTGGGCGGTGCCGTTGATCCGGCCCGGAGGTCGATTGGTCGCTCTCAAGGGCGGCCGTGCCGAGGAGGAGATCGCGGCCGGCCGACGTGCCGCGCAGCGAGCGAAGCTGATCGCGGTCGACCTGCACGAGGTGGCCACTCTCGACGGGGTGGAGAGCACGCGGGTCGTCGTGGCGCAAACCAGGGGAGCGGCATGA
- a CDS encoding ParA family protein yields the protein MVDEHDPEERRRAALVESLPTATDDTPLMAELQLDARRRIELRGRRFPAPPETRVITVANQKGGVGKTTTTVNLAAALAQAGLNVLVLDNDPQGNASTALGVEHRAGTPSIYEVLIEGSPMAEAVQQSADIPTLWCLPATIDLSGAEIELVSMVARETRLRTSLDTYLQWRLDNGMERIDYVFVDCPPSLGLLTVNAFVVAREVLIPIQCEYYALEGLSQLLKTIQLIQAHLNRDLHVSTILLTMYDARTNLAQQVASEVREHFPDRTLRTTVPRSVRISEAPSYGQTVMTYDASSSGALAYLEAARELAERGAAALTSTDAPAGAQEER from the coding sequence ATGGTCGACGAACACGATCCGGAGGAGCGCCGCCGCGCCGCCCTCGTGGAGAGCCTGCCGACGGCGACCGACGACACGCCCCTGATGGCCGAGCTCCAGCTCGACGCGCGTCGGCGCATCGAGCTGCGCGGACGTCGGTTCCCGGCGCCGCCGGAGACGCGCGTGATCACCGTCGCGAACCAGAAGGGCGGCGTCGGCAAGACGACCACGACGGTCAACCTGGCGGCGGCCCTGGCCCAGGCCGGGCTCAACGTCCTGGTGCTGGACAACGACCCGCAGGGCAACGCGTCCACCGCACTGGGAGTCGAGCACCGCGCGGGCACCCCGTCCATCTACGAGGTGCTGATCGAGGGCTCACCGATGGCCGAGGCCGTCCAGCAGAGCGCCGACATCCCGACGCTGTGGTGCCTGCCCGCCACGATCGACCTCTCCGGCGCCGAGATCGAGCTCGTCTCGATGGTGGCGCGCGAGACCCGGCTGCGCACCTCGCTCGACACCTACCTCCAGTGGCGTCTCGACAACGGCATGGAACGCATCGACTACGTCTTCGTCGACTGCCCGCCGAGCCTGGGTCTGCTGACCGTGAACGCCTTCGTGGTGGCACGCGAGGTGCTGATCCCGATCCAGTGCGAGTACTACGCGCTGGAGGGTCTGAGCCAGCTGCTCAAGACCATCCAGCTCATCCAGGCGCACCTGAACCGCGATCTGCACGTCTCGACCATCCTGCTGACGATGTACGACGCGCGGACCAACCTCGCGCAGCAGGTGGCGTCGGAGGTCCGCGAGCACTTCCCTGACCGCACGCTCCGGACGACCGTGCCACGCTCCGTGCGCATCTCCGAGGCGCCGAGCTACGGCCAGACCGTCATGACGTACGACGCGAGCTCCTCGGGGGCGCTCGCCTACCTCGAGGCGGCGCGCGAGCTCGCCGAGCGCGGCGCCGCCGCCCTGACCAGCACGGACGCGCCCGCGGGCGCACAGGAGGAACGATGA
- a CDS encoding ParB/RepB/Spo0J family partition protein, giving the protein MSEKRRGLGRGLGALIPTGLDGQRPSGDRPVDVFFPDRQQEARDDAERPTAAAEGVLDTKSSTPPEADGATTGAEPAAANVSSAAEGGVDGGIDADTVDASQPGATPTRVDDVDGLVPVPGARFAELPVGSIRPNPRQPRTVFDEDALGELVGSIQEIGVLQPVVVRQVDDGYELIMGERRWRATQEAGLDTIPAIIRETEDSDLLRDALLENLHRSQLNPLEEAAAYQQLLDDFGCTHEELASRIHRSRPQISNTLRLLRLPPLVQRRVAAGVLSAGHARALLGLADGAAIERLAQRIVAEGLSVRAVEEIVSLGGDDTQPAKRTAPRAGQRNEALDELATRLSDRLDTRVKVVLGKQRGRLTVEFASVQDLNRILETLAPEDPGLLRG; this is encoded by the coding sequence ATGAGCGAGAAGCGTCGCGGGCTGGGCAGGGGACTGGGTGCCCTGATCCCCACCGGGCTGGACGGACAGCGGCCCAGCGGGGACCGCCCCGTCGACGTCTTCTTCCCGGACCGGCAGCAGGAGGCGCGGGACGACGCCGAGCGGCCGACGGCGGCAGCGGAAGGCGTGCTCGACACCAAGAGCTCGACGCCACCCGAGGCCGACGGGGCGACGACCGGCGCGGAGCCGGCTGCCGCGAACGTGAGCAGCGCAGCCGAGGGCGGCGTCGACGGCGGGATCGACGCAGACACCGTCGACGCGAGCCAGCCGGGTGCGACCCCGACCCGCGTCGACGACGTCGACGGCCTGGTGCCCGTACCGGGGGCCCGGTTCGCCGAGCTGCCCGTCGGCTCGATCCGACCCAACCCGCGGCAGCCCCGAACGGTCTTCGACGAGGACGCGCTCGGCGAGCTGGTCGGGTCGATCCAGGAGATCGGCGTGCTGCAGCCGGTCGTGGTGCGGCAGGTCGACGACGGCTACGAGCTCATCATGGGCGAGCGACGGTGGCGCGCGACGCAGGAGGCGGGCCTCGACACGATCCCCGCGATCATCCGCGAGACCGAGGACAGCGACCTGCTCCGGGACGCGCTGCTGGAGAACCTCCACCGGTCCCAGCTCAACCCGCTCGAGGAGGCGGCCGCGTACCAGCAGCTGCTGGACGACTTCGGGTGCACGCACGAGGAGCTCGCCTCCCGGATCCACCGCTCCCGTCCGCAGATCTCCAACACGCTGCGCCTGCTCCGGCTCCCCCCGCTGGTCCAGCGCAGGGTGGCCGCGGGTGTCCTGTCGGCCGGGCACGCACGCGCGCTGCTCGGGCTCGCGGACGGTGCGGCGATCGAGCGGCTGGCGCAGCGGATCGTCGCCGAGGGCCTGTCCGTCCGCGCGGTCGAGGAGATCGTCTCGCTCGGTGGCGACGACACGCAGCCCGCGAAGCGCACGGCGCCGCGCGCGGGTCAGCGCAACGAGGCGCTCGACGAGCTCGCGACCCGGCTGTCCGACCGGTTGGACACCCGCGTCAAGGTGGTGCTGGGCAAGCAGCGTGGCCGGCTGACGGTCGAGTTCGCGTCGGTCCAGGACCTCAACCGCATCCTGGAGACGCTCGCGCCGGAAGACCCGGGTCTGCTGCGCGGCTGA
- a CDS encoding D-alanine--D-alanine ligase family protein yields the protein MTDPRVVVLAGGLSHEREVSLRSGRRVAEALRSAGVDVTVHDVDADLVPALEALRPDLVWPLLHGASGEDGSVRDVVQLLGLRLLGTGPRSSRVAWSKPIGKTVAARAGLVTPEFVTLPQSLFRELGAGRVLDTIAERLGLPVVVKPSKGGSALGVSLVTTPEELPRAMVECFSYSDTALVERAVAGVEVAASVVDLGEGPVALPPVEIVAEGPYDYDARYNPGRVEYFTPARLDPAVLDEVGRVAVAAHRALGLARLSRADLIVDDAGVVHFLEVNVAPGMTETSLFPQSAEAAGYNLGDLYRSLVRASLAARPTGLEPVRG from the coding sequence GTGACCGACCCTCGTGTCGTCGTGCTGGCCGGCGGCCTGTCGCACGAGCGCGAGGTCTCGCTCCGCTCCGGGCGCCGCGTCGCCGAGGCGCTCCGCTCGGCGGGCGTGGACGTCACGGTGCACGACGTCGACGCCGACCTGGTCCCGGCCCTCGAGGCGCTGCGCCCCGACCTGGTGTGGCCCCTCCTGCACGGCGCGAGCGGAGAGGACGGGTCGGTCCGGGACGTCGTCCAGCTCCTGGGACTCCGGCTGCTCGGCACCGGGCCGCGGTCGAGCCGCGTGGCGTGGAGCAAGCCGATCGGCAAGACCGTCGCCGCCCGCGCCGGGCTGGTCACGCCGGAGTTCGTGACGCTCCCGCAGTCGCTCTTCCGCGAGCTGGGCGCCGGTCGGGTCCTCGACACGATCGCCGAGCGGCTCGGTCTGCCCGTCGTGGTGAAGCCGTCCAAGGGCGGCTCGGCACTCGGAGTCTCGCTCGTGACCACGCCCGAGGAGCTGCCGCGGGCGATGGTCGAGTGCTTCTCCTACAGCGACACCGCGCTGGTCGAGCGAGCGGTCGCCGGCGTCGAGGTCGCCGCGTCGGTCGTCGACCTCGGCGAGGGTCCGGTCGCCCTCCCTCCGGTCGAGATCGTCGCCGAAGGACCATACGACTACGACGCCCGGTACAACCCGGGCCGCGTCGAGTACTTCACCCCGGCTCGGCTCGATCCGGCCGTGCTCGACGAGGTCGGCCGCGTCGCCGTCGCCGCGCACCGTGCCCTCGGCCTCGCCCGGCTGTCGCGCGCGGACCTGATCGTCGACGACGCCGGGGTCGTGCACTTCCTCGAGGTCAATGTCGCCCCCGGCATGACCGAGACCTCGCTCTTCCCACAGTCCGCAGAGGCCGCCGGGTACAACCTGGGTGACTTGTATCGATCCCTGGTGCGCGCTTCTCTCGCCGCGCGTCCGACGGGTCTCGAGCCCGTCCGCGGGTGA
- a CDS encoding aminotransferase-like domain-containing protein gives MTQQPMPRGTTSGTPTSSAAGTRLDPWLGSYAERTHGMRSSEIRALFAVANRPEVVSLAGGMPFLDGLPLDVLSDVAARVVAERGLQALQYGSGQGDQALREQILDVMALEGIEAHPDDVVVTTGSQQALDLVTRVFVDPGDVVVAEAPSYVGALGVFRAYQADVVHVPLDEHGLVPEALEETLGALAAAGRRVKLLYTVPNFHNPAGVSMTPERRPRILEIARRYGVLVLEDNPYGLLGFDREPWPALRSLDDDGVVYLGSFSKTFAPGYRVGWAVAPHAVREKLVLASESAILCPSNAAQISISTYLATCDWRGQIKSYRELYRERRDAMISALTEHLPDATWNVPDGGFYTWVRLPAGLDAKDMLPRAVTARVAYVPGTAFYYDGAGADHMRLSYCYPTPERIREGVRRLAGVVAGERELVELFGTGGGRARGDVQTPAPDAF, from the coding sequence ATGACCCAGCAGCCGATGCCCCGCGGAACGACGTCGGGCACCCCCACGTCCTCCGCCGCAGGCACGCGGCTCGACCCCTGGCTCGGCTCCTACGCCGAGCGCACGCACGGGATGCGGTCGTCGGAGATCCGCGCGCTGTTCGCCGTGGCGAACCGGCCTGAGGTGGTCTCGCTCGCGGGCGGCATGCCGTTCCTCGACGGCCTGCCGCTCGACGTGCTCTCCGACGTCGCCGCGCGCGTCGTCGCGGAGCGCGGGCTGCAGGCGCTGCAGTACGGCTCCGGCCAGGGCGACCAGGCGCTGCGCGAGCAGATCCTCGACGTCATGGCGCTCGAGGGCATCGAGGCCCACCCCGACGACGTCGTGGTCACCACCGGTTCACAGCAGGCGTTGGACCTGGTCACGCGCGTCTTCGTCGACCCCGGCGACGTCGTCGTCGCGGAGGCGCCCTCCTACGTGGGGGCGCTCGGCGTCTTCCGTGCCTACCAGGCGGACGTCGTGCACGTGCCGCTCGACGAGCACGGCCTCGTGCCCGAGGCGCTCGAGGAGACCCTCGGCGCGCTCGCCGCGGCCGGTCGCCGGGTCAAGCTCCTCTACACCGTGCCCAACTTCCACAACCCGGCGGGCGTCTCGATGACGCCGGAGCGACGCCCGCGCATCCTGGAGATCGCGCGCCGCTACGGGGTCCTGGTGCTCGAGGACAACCCGTACGGCCTGCTCGGGTTCGACCGCGAGCCGTGGCCGGCGCTGCGGTCGCTCGACGACGACGGCGTGGTCTACCTCGGCTCGTTCTCCAAGACGTTCGCGCCCGGGTACCGCGTCGGCTGGGCCGTCGCACCGCACGCCGTGCGGGAGAAGCTGGTCCTCGCCTCGGAGTCCGCGATCCTGTGCCCGTCCAACGCGGCGCAGATCTCGATCTCGACGTACCTGGCGACGTGCGACTGGCGCGGGCAGATCAAGTCCTACCGCGAGCTCTACCGCGAGCGACGGGACGCGATGATCTCCGCCCTGACCGAGCACCTGCCCGACGCGACGTGGAACGTGCCCGACGGCGGCTTCTACACCTGGGTCCGGCTGCCCGCGGGCCTCGACGCGAAGGACATGCTGCCGCGCGCCGTCACCGCGCGCGTCGCCTACGTGCCCGGGACCGCCTTCTACTACGACGGTGCGGGCGCGGACCACATGCGCCTGTCCTACTGCTACCCGACGCCCGAGCGGATCCGCGAGGGCGTGCGCCGGCTGGCCGGCGTCGTCGCCGGTGAGCGCGAGCTGGTGGAGCTGTTCGGTACCGGTGGCGGCCGTGCCCGCGGAGACGTGCAGACGCCCGCGCCCGACGCGTTCTGA